In Stenotrophomonas sp. 610A2, one DNA window encodes the following:
- the ppsA gene encoding phosphoenolpyruvate synthase, whose protein sequence is MNENILWLHELRLADLARVGGKNSSLGEMIGNLAGLGVSVPGGYATTSEAFKDFIAHNDLSKRIFDKLATLDVEDVAALTVAGKEIRGWVIDAPLQPQLDKDIRDAYAKLSAENGGGDIAVAVRSSATAEDLPDASFAGQQETFLNVTGADDVVHKVKEVFASLYNDRAIAYRVHHGFKHEDVFLSAGVQLMVRSGVGSSGVLFTLDTESGFRDVVFVTSSVGLGEMVVQGAVNPDEFYVYKPSLHAGKPAILRRSLGSKAIRMVYSDVPGERVKIEDTPVEVRNTFSISDEDVQELSKQALVIEKHYGRPMDIEWAKDGVSGKLFIVQARPETVKSRAKATQIERYALQEKGEVIAEGRAVGAKIGAGVARVVKSLDDMARVQPGDVLIADMTDPDWEPVMKRASAIVTNRGGRTCHAAIIARELGVPAVVGSGNATQLIQDGQEVTVSCAEGDTGFIYAGKLAFDRSTTDLGNMPPAPLKIMMNVANPERAFDFGQLPNAGIGLARLEMIIASHIGIHPNALLEYDRQDAATKKKIDEKIAGYKDPVSFYVDRLAEGIATLTASVAPNPVIVRLSDFKSNEYANLIGGNNYEPHEENPMIGFRGASRYVDPSFSKAFALECQAVLRVRNEMGLENLWVMIPFVRTLEEGRKVVDVLAANGLKQGENGLKIIMMCEVPSNALLADEFLEIFDGFSIGSNDLTQLTLGLDRDSSIVAHLFDERNLAVKKLLSMAIKSARAKGKYVGICGQGPSDHPDLAEWLMQEGIESVSLNPDTVVDTWLRLAKLKANS, encoded by the coding sequence TTGAACGAGAATATCCTGTGGTTGCATGAGCTGCGCTTGGCCGATCTGGCCCGCGTAGGTGGCAAGAACTCCTCGCTCGGGGAGATGATCGGCAATCTAGCCGGTCTGGGGGTGTCCGTCCCCGGTGGTTACGCAACCACCTCCGAAGCGTTCAAGGACTTCATCGCCCATAACGACCTGTCCAAGCGCATTTTCGACAAGCTGGCCACGCTGGACGTGGAAGATGTCGCTGCACTGACCGTTGCCGGCAAGGAAATCCGCGGCTGGGTGATCGACGCCCCGCTGCAGCCGCAGCTGGACAAGGACATCCGCGATGCCTACGCCAAGCTGAGCGCCGAGAATGGCGGCGGTGACATCGCCGTTGCCGTGCGCTCCTCGGCCACCGCCGAAGATCTGCCGGACGCCTCGTTCGCCGGCCAGCAGGAAACCTTCCTCAACGTGACCGGTGCCGACGACGTCGTGCACAAGGTCAAGGAAGTGTTCGCCTCGCTGTACAACGACCGTGCCATCGCCTACCGCGTGCACCACGGCTTCAAGCACGAAGACGTGTTCCTGTCCGCCGGCGTGCAGCTGATGGTGCGCTCGGGCGTGGGTTCTTCCGGCGTGCTGTTCACCCTGGACACCGAATCCGGCTTCCGCGACGTGGTGTTCGTCACCTCCTCGGTCGGCCTGGGCGAAATGGTCGTACAGGGCGCGGTCAACCCGGACGAGTTCTACGTCTACAAGCCCAGCCTGCATGCTGGCAAGCCGGCGATCCTGCGCCGCTCGCTGGGCTCCAAGGCCATCCGCATGGTCTATTCGGACGTCCCGGGCGAGCGCGTCAAGATCGAAGACACCCCGGTCGAGGTGCGCAACACCTTCTCGATCAGCGATGAGGACGTGCAGGAACTGTCCAAGCAGGCGCTGGTCATCGAAAAGCATTACGGCCGCCCGATGGATATCGAGTGGGCCAAGGACGGCGTCAGCGGCAAGCTGTTCATCGTCCAGGCGCGCCCGGAAACCGTGAAGTCGCGCGCCAAGGCCACCCAGATCGAGCGCTACGCGCTGCAGGAAAAGGGTGAAGTCATTGCCGAAGGCCGTGCCGTTGGCGCCAAGATCGGCGCTGGCGTCGCCCGCGTGGTCAAGTCGCTGGACGACATGGCCCGCGTGCAGCCGGGCGACGTGCTGATTGCCGACATGACCGACCCCGATTGGGAGCCGGTGATGAAGCGCGCTTCGGCCATCGTCACCAACCGTGGTGGCCGCACCTGCCACGCCGCGATCATCGCGCGTGAGCTTGGCGTGCCGGCCGTGGTCGGCTCGGGCAATGCGACCCAGCTGATCCAGGACGGCCAGGAAGTGACCGTCAGCTGCGCCGAAGGCGACACCGGCTTCATCTACGCCGGCAAGCTGGCCTTCGACCGCAGCACTACCGATCTGGGCAACATGCCGCCGGCACCGTTGAAGATCATGATGAACGTGGCCAACCCGGAACGTGCCTTCGACTTCGGCCAGCTGCCGAATGCCGGAATCGGCCTGGCCCGCCTGGAAATGATCATCGCCAGCCACATCGGCATCCACCCGAATGCGCTGCTGGAGTACGACCGCCAGGACGCTGCCACCAAGAAAAAGATCGACGAGAAGATTGCCGGCTACAAGGATCCGGTGAGCTTCTATGTGGACCGTCTGGCCGAGGGCATCGCCACCCTGACCGCCTCGGTCGCACCGAACCCGGTGATCGTGCGCCTGTCGGACTTCAAGTCCAACGAGTACGCCAACCTGATCGGCGGCAACAACTACGAGCCGCACGAAGAGAACCCGATGATCGGCTTCCGCGGCGCCAGCCGTTATGTCGATCCGAGCTTCTCCAAGGCCTTCGCGCTGGAATGCCAGGCCGTGTTGCGCGTGCGCAACGAAATGGGCCTGGAGAACCTATGGGTGATGATCCCGTTTGTTCGCACCCTGGAAGAAGGCCGCAAGGTGGTGGACGTGCTCGCCGCCAATGGCCTGAAGCAGGGCGAGAACGGCCTGAAGATCATCATGATGTGCGAAGTGCCGTCCAACGCACTGCTGGCCGATGAATTCCTGGAAATCTTCGACGGCTTCTCGATCGGCTCCAACGACCTGACCCAGCTGACCCTGGGCCTGGACCGCGATTCCTCGATCGTCGCGCACCTGTTCGACGAGCGTAATCTTGCGGTCAAGAAGCTGCTGTCGATGGCGATCAAGAGCGCACGCGCCAAGGGCAAGTACGTCGGCATCTGCGGCCAGGGCCCGTCCGATCACCCGGATCTGGCCGAATGGCTGATGCAGGAAGGCATCGAGT